The DNA window tgaactgttaaaataaggtggTACCTGGCAAATTAATCCACCCAGTcaaaagttatgggccaaataaaaattccgccattttgaaactgttgacctccaaactcaaatcagttcatgaacctaccctagagcattaacagaccaaatctgggacaaatccatccgactggtcagaagttatgagccaaacaaaaattcggccatcttgaattcagccatcttgaaagtgttggcctccaaactcgaataagttcatgaacctaccctagagcattaacacaccaaatctgggagaaatccatccacccagtcagaagttatgggccaaacaaaaattcggccatcttgaattcagccatcttgaaagtgttgacctccaaactcgaatcagttcatgaacctgccctagagcattcacccaaaaaatctgggacaaatccaaacatccgttcaaaagttatcgcgttaacacgaaagaccttacgcggcggcagcggcggcggcggcagcggcggcggcgcacgcaaaaccattacatccccgacgctccgcgtttcggggatataataattacTGGTCTGACTCTGACCAAcatgacatacagtagcctacgtttTGCAGCTAGAGATTTAGAGGTCTATTACAGTAATGTGGACCAAAATTAAAAATGGCATATACAGAGAAGACACCCTTTCATGAAAAGCTTAATATAACCAGTTATTTGAGAATAAATTCCGGaaggaaaatacaaaaaaaattacATCCTCTAATTTTAAAACagttatatatatacatatgaaCCGGGATTCTTGTTAGGCTTCTCCATGGCCTATTGTCTGACTTGTCAGAcaatattatataggcctacttgtcatATATTATGAAATAATTATTTtaccattttttatttatttatttatttatttatttatttatttacttatttatttatttatttatgtatttatttttttattgtattttatttcattttatttttatttatttatttatttatttatttattattttattcactTGGATTATTGTATTCACTTggattattttatttcattttattttattttattgattatattttaagagagagtgtgtaaaagTTACTGCAATGCAATGAGCATTCTTGGTGACATCATAATCACTAAGCAACCAAAATGTTTTCATTAGAATGTCAAACTTTGGAATTTTGTAGGAGAAGAATGTTCAAACTAGAATCTTGGTAAAACCTACTCACTTCTCACTTGAACAAGCTGAAGGCAAGTCACTTGTGATAAACCTCTGCAATCTCAAAGTGATTTATACAGATTTTCAATGGATTTCTGTCCAAGAACTTCCCACCAGAGTGGGACATGGACTAGAGCTGAACCCTATACTTGTTCTGAGCCAGTCCTGTCCAACTCTGTGAAGAAAAATGGCATGGCATCTCACTGGAAGCCCCAGTCTGAGTTACCATACCAATATGTGCGGGCAACAAGGTTTCCTTCCAGTAAGTACAATTATCCTTCATTGTTTCGAATGTAGGCAATATTTTTTGAAATATTGACttcatatttttttgaagtcattttaacacataggcctactgtatatctacaAAATAAATATGGCCCTACTAAAGGGAAAAATATATCTGCCCTTCTTTCAATACAGTTAAGATGATTGAAAACTAAATGACCGGCAAGTAGAAAAACAATACTGATTTGCCTTTTTCCTTTTCAGCTGTGGATGTGCAGACACCAGCTCAATGGCAGCAGCTGCAGTCTGCAGCCTCTACTCATCAGAGTCAGGCTCATGGTGTCCAGCATGTGGATACAACCTACCTGTCCACTGTGCCATCTCATAGCGTGGAGCCTCTCAAGACTGTCACCACCACGTCATCTGATGACACCACTGCTTGGCTGAGGCAGCTTGGACCCCTCAAGTTTGTGGGGAATGTGAATCTGCCTGTTGAGGTTGTTGGTGGTCAGCAGAACAATATGGCCCTGGAGCCAGCCCAGATGCCTGGCGTGATGACCCAGGATGGAGAAATGGCACCAAGAGTCTATTCCATGCCCTCCATGCCTGCAGCTCCCATGAGCCTCTCCACTGGGACCTTTGGTGGAGCCCCACCTCCCTCTCAGGCCTCAGGACGTCAATACTCTAAAGAGGACCATCTGAAGATGATCATGCTTCATGGGGAAATGCTTGCCAAGTACAGGGAGCTAACGTCTCAGGCTGAGAACAttgagaagatgatgatgatgcagtCAGAGCACCACAGTGTGGAGAAGACAGAGAACAAACAAGGCAGCATCTGGGGTGAGGAGTTGAAGGCTCTGGAGGACTTCGTAGGGGACCTGGTTCTTCCTGATGATGCCGTTGACAAACTGGAGGCCATTCCTGGCATCTTGGATCTGGCCAGAGAAATGGGCTTCCCTGAGTGCCTCTTACTGAAATGACATTCATAATTACAATTCCATgagtttattacattattatatataCAATTATATTACAACTAtgctatattattatttttttatcattacaatAAATACCACCATATTATTTTAAAAACAATTGAGTGCTTTCTTCCTTCTGTGATTAACAATGGAGCTACTGTACTTCTTACTTAGAACTTGAAACTTATTTTTAGTAAATCAAGGCTATATGGTTTGGTTCTGAACTCTGCCTTTCAGTAGGCATTTGTAACtgttgcccattgccaaattggGTTCTACTGATCAGggacgtaaccagacattttcaaatacagaggtcatatactgcgtgctgtactgtaccatatattgtacatttagaatgcttcaaatacttcaggcAAACTCctaagtttgtttttattaatcactgccttgaggttAAACGGGGGtgtcatatacagactgaattatCTGTTGATCATACATCAAGTTCTTTGTTGATCAGTTGTCAATCAATAGATACAttctacattactgaaaaaatactgaggacatgacctctgtgtcctcaatggtagttacgcccATGCTACTGgtctaatggctcattcttttgaaactcagttGTTGGAAATCAGATCTCCGCCTCGGGAAACTGCAATAGAAAGCAACGAGTAGGATACTCAGATCAGGGCTCCGAAACACTAGCTCAGAGCACTTTGGTGTACTCAGAGTTCGCTAAACATtcgtgttttcagacatttgtattgtccccagctgatGCAATAGAATACCTTTATAACAGATGTCGGGAGAACGAACTCAAGTCTACCAACAagcgagtttcaaaagaatgaaccaTACCAacatacagtacgttttgcaactaaaaatatCTACTACAGTAAATAATTGAAtctaaggaagacagagaggtcgaaacgtcatatCATGCCACTgagtgaataaaaaaaagaaccaaagaagaaaaaatccaaaggagtgtgtgaacCTTTTTCCACAAAacgttaggcctacttttttttgttcagcaccagggattgtgcccaagcaaCTCCACAAGTGAAGTATTAAAAATGGGGGACACAAAGAAGATGCACCTTTCTATACATGAAAAGcataattttcccagtcataaggaataaTTAGAAGTAGATGATGGTCAAAATAGCTTATGAAAATTGCACCGTGCAGTGAATATGCAGCGTAAATTCGCACATTGTGAAGTGATGCAGCGTAAATTCTGGGAATAAACCAGTGAAGAAATGACTCTGCCTTTAAAACAGCTATCAATACAGACGCTCCATCTGTGTTGTTGCATgtggaatacagaagcacaaaaagtgccatggagtaacaatcacaaaaaaaacaaaagttacataGGTAAATATATCTTATATCTCAGTCAGGTGCCAATACATGTGTAAAAAGCAATTCATCGTTCctaacagagcacacagcaccagtACAGTATGTCAGTATTGGAAACACAGTATGATCTTAGTAATGCTTATTCTGACGCTCCTTTGAATTTGACAATGGGAAAACaggaacagaacagagagaaacagagagaggcagagagagatcatgaaagaaagaaagaaagaaagaaagaaagaaagaaagaaagaaagaaagaaagaaagaaagaaagaaagaaagaaagaaagaaagaaagaactatgAGACAGAAACCAACAGGGCACATGATAAATGTTgctgtgttaactcaacactcacTGAGTCCATTTTAACACTACTGTAGTTGGCCCTACTATTAAAGCGACCAGTGAACACAGCAAACTATACTGAGGACTAGAGACAAGAGGCAGAgataagaaaagaggagagagagagagagagagagagagagagagagagagagagagagagagagagagagagagagagagagagagagagagagagatcttgtaGCACCTTATCATGTATAAGTGTGCATGAGTAAAGAGTAAAGAGTGAAGGGTGAGGAAGCCAACTGCTGCCTGGCAGAACAGGATGCTGGCCATGTAGCATGCAgctgggggagggaggagaggagaagaagaggtggaggaggaggaggaggaggaggaggagaggaggagaggtggaggaggagaggaggaggagaggtggaggagcagaagaagaggtggaggaggaggaggaggagagaaggaggataggagaagaaaaagagatggaggaggaggaggaggaggagagatggaggaagaggaggagNaggaagaggaggaggaggaagaagaagagatggaggaggaggaggaggaggagaggtggaggaggagaagaagaagagatggaggaggaggaggaggaggagaggtggaggaggagaagaagaagagatggaggaggaggaggaggaggaggagagatggaggagcagaagaagagatggaggaggaggaggaggaggagagaggggggaggagaagaagaagagatggaggaggaggagaggtggaggaggaggaggagagatggaggagcagaagaagagatggaggaggaggaggaggaggaggaggagagagggaggagaggagaagaaaaagagatggaggaggaggagaagagatggaggaggagaagagaggaatcaGAAGGACAACaggcgatggaggaggaggagaagagatggaggaggaggagaagagatggaggaggagaagaagagatggaggaggagaagaagagagggaggagaggagaagaggtggaggaggagaagatgtggaggagaaggagaagagagggaggagatgagaagaaaaagagatggaggaggaggaggagagagggaggagaggagaagaaaaagagagggaggaggaggagaagagatggaggaggagaagagaggaatcaGAAGGACAACaggcgatggaggaggaggagaagagatggaggaggagaagaagagatggaggaggagaagaagagagggaggagaggagaagagatggaggagaagaagaggtggaggaggagaagatgtggaggagaaggagaagagagggaggagatgagaagaaaaagagatggaggaggaggagaagagatggaggagaaggagaagagagggaggagaggagaagaaaaagagatggaggaggaggagaagagatggaggaggagaagagaggaagcagAAGGACAACAGGCGATGGAGGACAAGAgcaagagtgtgagagtgagggaggaagagaatgagtgtgtgaaaCAGAGAACAAGAAAGGATGAGAAGACGCGAGGGAAGACAAGAGAGGacaagaaaggaggaaagagaagaagggaaTGGCAgagtgatggagggtggaggaagaggatgatggagggatgaaggaaaTGAGTGAGGGAGGAAGTGAATGGATGAGAGAGGAAAAGTACAAGGCAGTGGTACAGTGttcattttgtcagcttttttttatttagtcgtagtcttagtcacaatgacgaaaatcaattttagtcttagtcatcttttagtcattgccttcccaattcagtcttagtctttgtctaaatgacaaaaatcaattttagtcgaagtcaatttttagtcattttagtcattttagtcaacactgtacaaaATAGAACTTcgccacacactgcttctctttttaacatatgtcattgactgtacagaataatcCTTCTCCGCTCACTGcttttctttttaacatatactgtatgacactgtgcagaatgacacttcttcacacactggttctctttttatctttttcatttaacaccagtgttaatttagtcatttttaaaaaatgtagtcctagtcttagtcacaatgacgaaaatcaattttagtct is part of the Engraulis encrasicolus isolate BLACKSEA-1 chromosome 9, IST_EnEncr_1.0, whole genome shotgun sequence genome and encodes:
- the LOC134454923 gene encoding uncharacterized protein LOC134454923 → MDFCPRTSHQSGTWTRAEPYTCSEPVLSNSVKKNGMASHWKPQSELPYQYVRATRFPSTVDVQTPAQWQQLQSAASTHQSQAHGVQHVDTTYLSTVPSHSVEPLKTVTTTSSDDTTAWLRQLGPLKFVGNVNLPVEVVGGQQNNMALEPAQMPGVMTQDGEMAPRVYSMPSMPAAPMSLSTGTFGGAPPPSQASGRQYSKEDHLKMIMLHGEMLAKYRELTSQAENIEKMMMMQSEHHSVEKTENKQGSIWGEELKALEDFVGDLVLPDDAVDKLEAIPGILDLAREMGFPECLLLK